The Actinomycetota bacterium genome segment CGGTAGAAGAACTAGTAGAAAGCATCAAAGCAACCGTGAGAGGGGAAAGTTTGCTAAATCCCTTATTAGCTCGTCGGATACTCGATGAATTTGCCAAGTTCGTTGAAGATGAAGCATCACCAGATGGTCCCGAAAGACTCACCCCAAGGGAAAAGGAGATTCTAAATCTCCTCGCCCAGGGCAAAAAGAACAAAGAGATAGCAAGAAAACTATTCATAAGCGAAAAGACCGTCAAGAATCATCTTTCAAATATCTTCCACAAACTACATTGCGGTGATCGAACTCAAGCCGTATTAGAGGGCGTTCGGCTGGGAATAATCGAGATCGAACATTAATTTGAGACCAAAGACTCAACAAAAACGGACCAAAGACCCATTTAAAATGGGTCTTTCTTTTTGTTTGATTATTTTATAGGCGAGAGGCGAACTCACCTGCTGGGAAACGTACGGGCGGGTTTTATCCCCCAAGATCAAAATGCGGCGGATGAACCGCGCTACAAAATTTGAATGAGGGGCGGGACTCTGTGCCCGCCCAATGCTAAGAGGTTCAAAGTGTTGAGGCAAATAAAAGTTCTGGTAGTTGATGATGACGCGATATTTCGACGATTGCTTTGCGAATCACTTGAGCTGGAAAAGGACATTCACGTGGTTGGGGAAGCCGCCGACGGTGAGGAAGCTATATCCAAAGCACAAGAACTTATTCCCGATGTAATCCTTATGGACGTTAAAATGCCAAAGATGAATGGAGCAGTGGCGACTCGCCACATAAAGTCAAAAGAACCGAAAATAAAGGTGATCATGCTCTCCGCATATGTGGATAAGCAATTGATCGCAGAATCTTTGCAAGCCAGAGCGAATGCTTATCTACTCAAGGATCAACCCCTCCAAAATATCATCCGAACGATAAGGATCGTCTGTCGCGCACAGGAATGGTATTGAAACGAACATGAGTTCGTAGGATATAAGACCCATGAGAAAAATGTGCGAGTAGACCCATTTAAAATGGGTCTTTCTTTCTGGTTGAATTTATATAAAGAGTTTCCTAAGCTAAAGGCTTTATTAAGAGGACTCGGGGTGTGGCTGACCGGCTAGCTGTCCTGGTTAAGGTAGAAAGATCCCCAAAGCGGGGGAAAGAACCGGTCAACAGCCACACCAAATCAGAAAGGAAAGGAGGTGAAAGGGGATGAGAAAGCTATTGGTTCTATCACTTGCTCTTTGCCTTGTATCACTGTTCACGGTACCGGCATTGGCGGAGGACGTGGTCGGTAACACCACCGCTGCGAGCCAGGTGAGCATCGTGGTTGGGAACATCAACACCGCGACCAGTGGTGATGCCACGGCCATCGGCAATGCCTCTGAGACCTCGGTGACGGCGAGCATGGATATCAGCGCAGCTGGTATAAGTGACGCAGGTGATGTGATTGATGATCCGGAGATAGAAATCGACATCGATACCGATGGCGATGCCGATGCCTATGTGGAGTATGCCTATGCGGAGCAGGATTCTCCAGAAATCGATAACACCACCATAGATGTATGCACTGCCGCCATCGCCATAAGGGACCTGAACATGATATGCACCACAATCGATGCAGATATCGATGTTACAGCCGATGGTGATGCCTGTGCTGGTATCGGAGTGGCTAGCGCAAGGGATGTTTCGGTGCTCCTTCCACTCTAAGCAAGGCAAGGAGAGAAGCTGGATAAAGGAGGTGTGAAATTGTGAGGAAGCTATTTGTTCTGGCTCTCGCTCTTTGTCTTGTGTCCCTATTCTGCGTGCCCGCACTAGCTGATGATGGAGTGGTAGCGGACAATACCACCTCTTCGAGTTCGATGACCATCATGGTTCCGAACACGAATGCTGCAGAAAGTGGCTGCGCCACCGCGGTGGGCAATGCCTCGCTAGTTGAAGTTGATGCGAGCATGGATATCAGCGCAGCTGGTATAAGTGACGCAGGTGATGTGATCGATGATCCGGAGATAGATATCGACTGGATCGAAAGTGATGGTGATGCCGAGGCCTATGCAGAGTATGCCGAGGCATACCAAGAGAACGCCGAAATAGAGGATACTGAGATCACCGCATGTGCTTGCCCACACGCCATAAATGATCTCAACGAGATACTCACGGATATCGTCGCCAACATCACCGTCGATGCCGGTGGCAGTGGAGCAGCCGGTATTGGGGTCATCAGCTTAAGAGACGTCACGGTGGCACTTCCGATCTAAACAGGCAAAGAGAGGAGAGGGGGAATCCTTCCTCCTCTCCATGGCTTCATAAATTCCTATTTCCCTTTAAGTAAAAGGCGGACTATTAACGAGTCAGGTTTACATTTTACACATTCGAGTGGTGTTAACCCATTTTGTTAATACAAGTAAGGAATAGATTTATGAGTAAAGTGAAAAAGATATTCGTCTACATAACCATATTCCTCCTCATCGCCACGGTTTCCACCCCAACAGGACTTGCTGCCTTCGAAGCAGCGAAAGGTTCTCCGAACATCGGTGCGGATGTCCCCAATGATCAAGACTCAAATCATGAAGTTCAAGCCCCCAGCGAGGATATCACAAACCCCTCCTCCTCGGATACAACATCCACTGCAAATAATATGGAGACAGCCACTACAAATAATTCAGAAATGGACAATGCCCTTGATAACCCCGATGAGGATACCGCTGAAAATCGGACTCAGGATACCACCGGTACAGCGAGGGCTTCTGACCCCACCTCATGTGAAAATAGCACCGATGTGACCAGCACCGTCAGTTCCAAAAATGTGGGCATAGCTAAGGCCCAAAGTGGTGAGGTAACCACCTATGGAGCAATATACGAAGATGAAATCCTTCCCTCGGAGGATACAACGGAGACGGCGAGATGCAACATTTCCA includes the following:
- a CDS encoding response regulator transcription factor, producing MRGLKVLIVDDHNLFRKGLRKILELEKDISTIGEAANASEAVQKSKELCPDVVLMDITMPEIDGIQATKLIKAVSPITNIIILSMHHDDQHLFQAIKAGAKGYVLKEASVEELVESIKATVRGESLLNPLLARRILDEFAKFVEDEASPDGPERLTPREKEILNLLAQGKKNKEIARKLFISEKTVKNHLSNIFHKLHCGDRTQAVLEGVRLGIIEIEH
- a CDS encoding response regulator transcription factor, whose product is MRQIKVLVVDDDAIFRRLLCESLELEKDIHVVGEAADGEEAISKAQELIPDVILMDVKMPKMNGAVATRHIKSKEPKIKVIMLSAYVDKQLIAESLQARANAYLLKDQPLQNIIRTIRIVCRAQEWY